One stretch of Pseudomonas fluorescens Q2-87 DNA includes these proteins:
- a CDS encoding ShlB/FhaC/HecB family hemolysin secretion/activation protein: MEHFFKLWPALWGWLLLAVGGPTAWAAEEGAQAETAPARLVDVNEYFVRGNTVLDARAIEEAVYPYLGPQKTLDDIEGAREALQKVYQARGYQSVFVELPEQKVEDGIVYLQVSETKVGRVRVVGAKHYSPVEIRDDVPALKEGAVPDFAQVQAELAQLNKTPGRQVMPLVREGQRPGTMDVDLQVEDQDPWQASLGLNNDYSADTEKLRTVASLGYNNLWQLGHSISLTFFTAPQDTENAKVWSGAYTAPLNERWSVQFSGYQSDSNVATVGGSNVLGKGHSYGVSAIYSLPSSAAWANTFSVGVDFKDFEEELSLGGASDKAPLKYAPFTFAYNGLRYTQSSQLGLGLSLVAGTRSLLGYGSSDEEFDYKRYRASPSFAVLKGDGSYTFTFANDWQTASKAAFQLASGPLVSNEQFSSGGATSVRGYLAAERTGDDGYLLSQELRTPSLAKFLGSHVQEWRFYAFAEGAQLYLRDELPDQEADYSLASVGLGTRASLSKWMSGSLDWGYPLLDGPNTSKQESRLHFNLQATF; this comes from the coding sequence GTGGAGCATTTCTTCAAATTATGGCCGGCGCTGTGGGGCTGGCTGCTGCTGGCGGTTGGGGGGCCGACGGCATGGGCAGCCGAAGAAGGGGCGCAGGCCGAGACGGCACCGGCGCGCCTGGTGGACGTGAACGAGTATTTCGTGCGTGGCAACACCGTGCTCGATGCCCGGGCTATCGAGGAAGCGGTCTACCCGTACCTCGGTCCGCAAAAGACGCTGGACGACATCGAAGGGGCGCGCGAAGCGCTGCAAAAGGTCTACCAGGCCCGGGGCTATCAATCGGTGTTCGTTGAGCTGCCGGAACAGAAAGTCGAGGACGGCATCGTTTACCTGCAAGTCAGCGAGACCAAAGTCGGCCGGGTGCGGGTGGTGGGCGCCAAGCATTATTCCCCTGTCGAAATCCGTGATGACGTGCCGGCGCTCAAGGAAGGTGCGGTGCCTGATTTCGCCCAGGTCCAGGCCGAACTGGCGCAACTGAACAAGACGCCCGGGCGCCAGGTGATGCCGCTGGTGCGTGAAGGGCAGCGCCCCGGGACCATGGATGTGGACTTGCAGGTCGAAGACCAGGACCCCTGGCAAGCGAGCCTGGGGCTGAACAACGACTACAGTGCCGATACCGAAAAGCTGCGCACCGTCGCCAGTCTTGGCTACAACAATCTCTGGCAACTGGGCCACAGCATTTCGCTGACGTTCTTCACCGCGCCCCAAGACACCGAAAATGCCAAGGTCTGGTCGGGTGCGTACACCGCGCCCTTGAATGAACGCTGGAGTGTGCAGTTCTCTGGTTATCAGTCCGACAGCAACGTGGCGACGGTCGGCGGCAGCAACGTATTGGGCAAAGGCCACTCCTACGGGGTTTCGGCGATCTACAGCCTGCCGTCCAGCGCCGCTTGGGCCAATACGTTTTCCGTCGGCGTGGACTTCAAGGATTTCGAAGAGGAACTGAGCCTGGGCGGCGCAAGCGACAAGGCTCCGCTCAAATACGCACCGTTCACCTTCGCCTATAACGGGCTTCGCTACACCCAAAGCAGCCAACTGGGCCTCGGCCTGAGCTTGGTGGCCGGCACACGGAGCCTGTTGGGTTATGGCAGCTCCGACGAAGAATTCGACTATAAGCGTTACCGCGCCAGCCCCAGCTTTGCGGTGCTCAAGGGCGACGGCAGCTACACCTTTACCTTCGCCAACGACTGGCAGACCGCATCCAAGGCCGCCTTCCAGCTGGCATCGGGCCCCCTGGTTTCCAACGAACAGTTCTCCTCCGGTGGCGCCACCTCGGTGCGCGGTTACCTGGCCGCCGAGCGCACCGGGGACGACGGCTACCTGCTGTCTCAGGAGTTGCGCACACCGTCCCTCGCCAAGTTCCTTGGCAGCCATGTCCAGGAGTGGCGCTTCTATGCCTTCGCCGAAGGCGCGCAGCTTTACCTGCGCGACGAATTGCCCGACCAGGAAGCCGATTACAGCCTGGCCAGTGTCGGCCTCGGCACCCGAGCGAGCCTGAGCAAGTGGATGTCCGGCAGCCTCGATTGGGGCTATCCGCTGCTCGACGGGCCGAACACCTCGAAACAGGAATCGCGCCTGCACTTCAACCTGCAAGCGACGTTTTGA
- a CDS encoding DUF2341 domain-containing protein: MQRLLFSLLICLGLVLPATANAWWQDDWHYRKQISVDTTPQGAAIAQALGRTALLVRLHTGNFTFDGVKDDGSDLRFVSADDKTVLNHQIESFDPLMGMALVWVDVPSVEGGQRQDLWMYYGNQKAPATGSGQLTFDPDYTALYHFDGATGVPPKDTTAYGNNAQGAVGTSVDGVIGRALQFNGQPLLLPASPSLQQGAGAAFTFSTWLRQDQASGEQVILARHDGAASLMVGVNQGVPFVAIDGQRAVSTQPLNPGQWQHLALTAAGDRVVLYVNGRETASLAVAMPAFNSPIALGADVVAGAFVPFSGAMDEARLSKVARPAPLLLADANAQGAESKLVAYGVDEEQSGFGFGSLGFLLNAVPLDAWVIIAVLVLMMFQSWIIMIRKNRMVSRVSAANEAFREQFARIGTRLEMFADDQDLAQRLQHSSLWRLYGVAVKEIRTRREQGADTSSVSAATIEAIRCSMDGVRTRENQQLSSKLSTLSNAIAGGPYIGLLGTVLGIMVVFLGTAMAGDVNINAIAPGMAAALLATAMGLFVAIPALFGYNRLITRNKEVSADMRVFVDEFITRLAELHGEGQAGEAAQRRDHHVQSFVPA, encoded by the coding sequence ATGCAACGCTTATTGTTTTCCCTGTTGATCTGCCTGGGGCTGGTGCTTCCGGCGACCGCCAATGCCTGGTGGCAGGACGATTGGCATTACCGCAAACAGATTTCGGTGGACACCACGCCCCAGGGCGCCGCCATCGCCCAAGCCCTGGGCCGCACGGCACTGCTGGTGCGCCTGCACACCGGTAACTTCACCTTCGATGGTGTCAAGGACGACGGCTCGGACCTGCGTTTTGTCAGCGCCGACGACAAGACCGTGCTCAATCATCAGATCGAGAGTTTCGACCCGTTGATGGGCATGGCGTTGGTCTGGGTCGATGTGCCAAGTGTGGAGGGCGGACAGCGGCAGGACCTGTGGATGTATTACGGCAACCAGAAGGCACCGGCCACGGGCAGCGGTCAGTTGACGTTCGATCCGGACTACACCGCGCTGTACCACTTCGACGGCGCCACCGGCGTGCCGCCCAAGGACACCACGGCCTACGGCAACAATGCCCAGGGCGCCGTCGGCACTAGCGTCGACGGCGTGATCGGGCGTGCCTTGCAGTTCAACGGCCAGCCGCTGTTGCTGCCCGCCAGCCCGTCGTTGCAACAGGGCGCCGGCGCGGCGTTCACGTTCAGCACCTGGCTGCGCCAGGACCAGGCCAGCGGTGAGCAAGTGATCCTGGCCCGCCACGACGGCGCCGCCAGCCTGATGGTGGGCGTGAATCAAGGCGTACCGTTTGTGGCAATCGACGGCCAGCGCGCCGTTTCCACCCAACCGCTGAACCCGGGCCAGTGGCAGCATCTGGCGCTGACCGCCGCGGGCGACAGAGTGGTGCTGTACGTAAACGGTCGCGAAACGGCGAGCCTCGCGGTGGCGATGCCGGCGTTCAACTCGCCCATCGCCCTGGGCGCGGATGTCGTTGCCGGTGCCTTCGTGCCGTTCAGCGGCGCCATGGACGAAGCGCGCCTATCCAAGGTCGCTCGTCCGGCGCCGCTGCTGTTGGCCGACGCCAACGCCCAGGGCGCCGAATCGAAACTGGTGGCCTACGGGGTCGATGAAGAACAGTCCGGCTTCGGTTTCGGCAGCTTGGGTTTTTTGCTCAACGCCGTGCCGCTGGACGCCTGGGTGATCATCGCCGTCCTGGTGCTGATGATGTTCCAGTCGTGGATCATCATGATTCGCAAGAACCGCATGGTCAGCCGCGTCAGTGCCGCCAACGAAGCCTTCCGCGAACAGTTCGCCAGGATCGGCACGCGCCTGGAGATGTTCGCCGACGATCAGGACCTCGCCCAGCGCCTGCAACATTCATCCCTGTGGCGCCTGTATGGGGTGGCGGTCAAGGAAATCCGCACCCGGCGCGAGCAGGGCGCCGACACCTCATCGGTGTCGGCGGCCACCATCGAAGCGATCCGCTGTTCCATGGACGGCGTGCGCACTCGGGAAAACCAGCAACTGAGTTCGAAACTCTCGACCCTGTCCAACGCCATCGCCGGCGGTCCTTACATCGGCCTGCTCGGCACCGTGCTGGGGATCATGGTGGTGTTCCTCGGCACGGCGATGGCCGGTGATGTGAACATCAACGCCATCGCTCCAGGCATGGCGGCAGCCTTGCTCGCCACCGCGATGGGCCTGTTCGTCGCCATTCCCGCGCTGTTTGGCTACAACCGCCTGATTACCCGCAACAAGGAAGTCAGCGCTGACATGCGGGTCTTCGTTGACGAGTTCATCACCCGGCTGGCGGAGCTGCACGGCGAAGGCCAGGCCGGCGAAGCGGCCCAGCGCCGTGACCATCACGTCCAATCGTTCGTACCGGCCTGA
- a CDS encoding ExbD/TolR family protein: MASVNASHDDDDDAAVDSINITPLVDVLMVVLVMFILTATAQVSGIQINLPKASASVSLSEAKTKAISVNDGGQVFLDAYPVTLAELEERLRIEKARSPDFPVIVRGDATVQYQKVIEVLDLLRRLELSQVGLVTGKPSQG; the protein is encoded by the coding sequence ATGGCTAGCGTAAATGCTTCACACGATGACGACGATGACGCGGCGGTCGACAGCATCAACATCACGCCATTGGTGGACGTGCTCATGGTGGTGCTGGTGATGTTCATCCTCACCGCCACGGCCCAAGTGTCAGGGATCCAGATCAACCTGCCCAAGGCCAGCGCCTCGGTGTCGTTGTCCGAAGCCAAGACCAAGGCGATTTCGGTGAATGACGGCGGGCAGGTGTTCCTCGATGCCTACCCGGTGACCCTGGCTGAGCTGGAAGAGCGCCTGCGCATCGAGAAGGCCCGAAGCCCGGATTTTCCGGTGATCGTGCGCGGCGACGCGACGGTGCAGTACCAGAAAGTCATCGAGGTGCTGGACTTGTTACGGCGCCTGGAGTTGTCCCAGGTCGGTCTGGTGACCGGCAAACCGAGCCAGGGCTGA
- a CDS encoding energy transducer TonB family protein, with protein MTARLPINPPPVKASPVRLLKWAAGLLLGAVAAWLLWQWANDMSGVRREAPKVPTIIPLPPPPPPPPEKPKEPEPKVEEKMPEPEPTPEPEEVKPEEEAPPSPVDDLANPMQMDGDAQSGNDAFNIGAGKGGGMAGAGGGRLGNGTYSQFLAFTFQRLLRENPDLRSLAFALQADVWLSAVGEITRVELVKSSGNRQVDEQVISALRGAPHLSERPPASLTLPVRLSLQGRRPG; from the coding sequence ATGACCGCCAGACTTCCTATCAATCCACCCCCGGTGAAGGCCTCCCCGGTGCGCCTGCTCAAATGGGCCGCGGGCCTGCTGCTGGGCGCCGTGGCGGCCTGGCTGCTGTGGCAGTGGGCCAACGACATGAGCGGCGTGCGCCGGGAAGCGCCGAAGGTGCCGACGATCATTCCGCTGCCGCCTCCGCCCCCTCCGCCGCCGGAGAAACCCAAGGAGCCGGAACCCAAGGTCGAGGAAAAAATGCCCGAGCCTGAACCGACCCCGGAACCCGAAGAGGTCAAGCCCGAGGAAGAAGCACCGCCGTCGCCGGTGGATGACCTGGCGAACCCGATGCAGATGGACGGCGATGCGCAATCGGGCAACGACGCTTTCAACATCGGCGCCGGCAAGGGCGGTGGCATGGCCGGAGCAGGCGGAGGGCGATTGGGCAACGGCACGTACAGCCAATTCCTGGCGTTCACCTTCCAGCGCCTGCTGCGAGAGAACCCGGATCTGCGCAGCCTGGCGTTCGCCCTGCAGGCCGACGTCTGGCTGAGCGCCGTGGGGGAAATCACCCGGGTCGAGCTAGTGAAATCCAGCGGCAATCGGCAAGTGGACGAGCAGGTGATTTCCGCCCTGCGCGGCGCACCTCATTTGAGTGAACGGCCACCGGCCTCCCTGACTTTGCCCGTGCGCCTGTCCTTGCAGGGACGGCGACCGGGTTAA
- a CDS encoding putative porin, whose amino-acid sequence MISNVNRLSWAIGLVVLSLAGHAAAAPAPSENATINLIRLLVQQGVLKQDQADGLIAQAEREAAQARQAATAIAATPAGAPGDVRVQYVPNIVREQIRDQVKAEVMATAKQENWAQPNTFPDWVSRISFDGDIRLRDESRYYSGTNSNQIVDFARLNDRGPYDVNPNSSSSLPPLLNTREDRENLFRLRARLGMKAVIAPQWTAGIRIGTGSDNNPVSTTQTLGGGFGKKDIWLDQGYLTWKPSDELTLTGGRFANPFFSTDLLYSGDLNFDGVAANFNHKLNQDWGVFGTVGAFPVEYTNDTSTSNGSDKEESDNKWLYGAQLGANWAINDSNRIKGALAYYRFDDIEGQRSSSCQPWAGDPGCDSDGSRVAFMQKGNTVFLLRDIAPNPLNPSTTPQPQYVGLASEFNLLDVNLAWDTDLPEDLKLRSQAHYVHNLGYDEGEMRKRSAGQFANNLDSDGEVQSGANAWMLQFTLGSSLELKRQGDWNLFAGYKYIQPDALPDGFNDSSFHLGGTNAKGYFLGGNYGLANNVFATGRWLSSEAVYGAPYDIDVLQLEINTRF is encoded by the coding sequence ATGATTTCCAATGTGAATCGATTGTCGTGGGCGATCGGCCTGGTGGTGTTGAGCCTGGCCGGACACGCGGCCGCCGCCCCGGCGCCTTCGGAAAACGCCACGATCAATCTGATCCGCCTGCTGGTGCAGCAAGGCGTGTTGAAGCAAGACCAGGCCGATGGCCTGATCGCCCAGGCCGAACGTGAAGCGGCGCAGGCCCGTCAAGCCGCCACGGCAATTGCCGCAACGCCGGCCGGTGCGCCGGGGGACGTGCGGGTGCAATACGTGCCGAATATCGTGCGTGAGCAGATCCGCGACCAGGTCAAGGCCGAAGTCATGGCCACCGCCAAGCAGGAAAACTGGGCGCAGCCCAACACCTTTCCGGATTGGGTCTCGCGCATCAGTTTCGATGGCGACATTCGCTTGCGGGATGAGTCGCGCTATTACTCGGGCACCAACAGCAACCAAATCGTCGATTTCGCCCGCCTCAACGACAGGGGCCCATACGACGTCAACCCCAACAGCAGTTCGAGCCTGCCACCGTTGCTCAACACTCGTGAGGACCGGGAAAACCTGTTCCGCCTGCGGGCGCGCCTGGGCATGAAAGCGGTGATCGCGCCGCAATGGACGGCGGGAATCCGCATTGGCACCGGTTCGGACAACAACCCAGTGTCCACCACCCAGACCCTGGGCGGCGGGTTCGGCAAGAAAGACATTTGGCTCGACCAGGGTTACTTGACCTGGAAACCCTCGGATGAGCTGACCCTGACCGGTGGACGTTTTGCCAATCCGTTTTTCTCCACCGACTTGTTGTATTCCGGTGACCTGAACTTCGATGGCGTGGCGGCGAATTTCAACCACAAGCTCAATCAGGACTGGGGTGTGTTCGGCACCGTCGGCGCGTTCCCGGTGGAGTACACCAATGACACCAGCACCAGCAACGGCAGTGACAAGGAAGAGAGCGATAACAAGTGGCTGTACGGCGCGCAACTGGGCGCCAACTGGGCGATCAACGACAGCAACCGGATCAAGGGCGCGCTGGCGTATTACCGCTTCGACGACATCGAAGGCCAGCGTTCTTCGTCGTGCCAGCCGTGGGCCGGCGACCCGGGCTGCGACAGCGACGGTTCACGCGTAGCGTTCATGCAAAAGGGCAACACCGTATTTTTGCTGCGGGACATCGCGCCCAATCCGCTCAACCCGTCCACCACGCCACAGCCGCAATACGTCGGCCTGGCCTCGGAATTCAACCTGCTGGACGTGAACCTGGCGTGGGACACCGACCTGCCTGAAGACCTGAAACTGCGCAGCCAGGCCCACTACGTGCACAACCTGGGCTACGACGAAGGCGAGATGCGCAAGCGTTCGGCAGGGCAGTTCGCCAACAACCTGGACAGCGACGGCGAAGTGCAAAGCGGTGCCAACGCCTGGATGCTGCAATTCACCCTGGGCAGCTCCTTGGAACTCAAGCGCCAGGGCGACTGGAACCTGTTCGCCGGATACAAGTACATCCAGCCCGATGCCTTGCCGGACGGCTTCAACGATTCGTCATTCCATCTGGGCGGCACCAACGCCAAGGGTTATTTCCTGGGTGGCAACTATGGCCTGGCGAATAACGTCTTCGCCACCGGCCGTTGGTTGAGTTCCGAAGCGGTGTACGGCGCGCCGTACGACATCGATGTCTTGCAGCTTGAAATCAACACGCGCTTCTAA
- a CDS encoding YbjN domain-containing protein translates to MTLLIEHVSPQTLTELLQAAGYRVNETQQNGIVQLLSASQGIGYAVRFGNPGPTPGAYLDFTFSCALRVQGELPAGLAELWNASRRFARLSVQGEFLVMEMDVVVAAGVSPDHLRSHLELWDRLLQEFIVYLREYSQDAARVQAQAQPAEESLEEAAAS, encoded by the coding sequence ATGACCTTACTGATCGAGCACGTATCCCCCCAGACCCTGACCGAGCTGTTGCAGGCCGCAGGCTACCGGGTCAACGAAACGCAGCAGAACGGCATCGTGCAATTGCTCAGTGCCAGCCAGGGCATCGGCTATGCCGTGCGTTTCGGCAACCCTGGGCCGACACCGGGTGCGTACCTGGATTTCACGTTCAGCTGTGCCTTGCGGGTGCAGGGTGAGTTGCCGGCCGGCCTGGCGGAACTCTGGAACGCGTCGCGACGCTTTGCCCGGTTGTCGGTGCAGGGCGAATTCCTGGTGATGGAAATGGACGTGGTGGTAGCCGCCGGGGTAAGCCCCGATCATTTGCGCAGCCACTTGGAATTGTGGGATCGGTTGCTGCAGGAATTTATCGTCTACCTGCGTGAATACAGCCAGGACGCCGCGCGGGTGCAGGCCCAGGCACAGCCGGCCGAGGAATCGCTGGAAGAGGCCGCCGCATCGTGA
- a CDS encoding peptidylprolyl isomerase: MKKPTFVISAAALGLVAVAVTLGLRPGSDPVAAVQSLSVVSADAPSLARLGNQQVSGDELKSLLAALAPEVRQQMRGNRAALEGWIRARLAEKAVLEQADAQGWRQRPDVERQTRAAAEQIVFRDYLQSVSQVPAGYPSEEELKQAYAAGKANWTAPALYRVSQIFLAASEPQTIEAVRRQAAELSKKAQASPADFAALASRYSQDRSSAERGGDSGFQPLQQLVAPVREAVARLKVGAVSEPVQSAAGFHVIKLTEQQPAREATLDEVRERLAQALRAQRQEQIAKAYLDGMLDTATLSIDGAQLSKVLEEGFR; this comes from the coding sequence GTGAAAAAGCCGACCTTCGTCATCAGCGCTGCGGCGTTGGGCCTGGTCGCCGTGGCGGTGACGCTTGGCCTGCGCCCGGGCAGCGATCCGGTGGCAGCGGTGCAGTCCCTCAGCGTCGTTTCGGCCGACGCGCCGAGCCTGGCCCGGTTGGGTAATCAGCAAGTCAGTGGCGATGAGCTCAAGAGCTTGCTGGCAGCCCTGGCGCCTGAGGTTCGTCAGCAGATGCGTGGCAATCGGGCTGCGCTGGAAGGCTGGATCCGCGCACGTCTCGCGGAAAAAGCCGTACTGGAGCAAGCCGATGCCCAAGGCTGGCGCCAGCGACCGGACGTTGAGCGCCAGACCCGGGCCGCCGCTGAGCAGATCGTGTTTCGCGATTACCTGCAATCGGTCAGCCAGGTGCCGGCCGGATACCCCAGCGAAGAAGAATTGAAGCAGGCCTATGCGGCCGGCAAAGCCAACTGGACCGCGCCGGCGCTGTACCGTGTGAGCCAGATTTTCCTGGCCGCGAGCGAGCCGCAAACGATCGAAGCGGTGCGTCGGCAGGCCGCGGAACTGAGCAAGAAAGCCCAGGCATCGCCCGCCGATTTTGCGGCGCTGGCGAGCCGTTATTCCCAGGACCGCAGCAGTGCCGAGCGGGGCGGCGACAGTGGTTTCCAGCCGCTCCAACAACTGGTTGCGCCGGTGCGTGAGGCGGTGGCGCGATTGAAAGTCGGGGCGGTGTCGGAGCCGGTGCAAAGTGCGGCGGGCTTTCATGTGATCAAGCTGACCGAGCAACAGCCCGCCCGCGAAGCGACCCTGGACGAAGTCCGCGAGCGCCTGGCCCAGGCCTTGCGCGCCCAGCGCCAGGAGCAGATCGCCAAGGCTTACCTGGATGGCATGCTCGACACGGCGACCTTGAGCATCGACGGTGCGCAACTGAGCAAGGTGCTGGAGGAGGGCTTTAGGTAG
- a CDS encoding LysR family transcriptional regulator: MTFIEPAGRLATHPHHTPFRAPDPWLALAESIEPQVAQCFLASARCGCFMQAARSLNVKATWLRKQLAHLEAQLQRALFTFQGSALTLSREGRQLQARLIALANEGPPPLNDQPLIRLAVAESILHDILGRDLTSLLRRNAGVRLQIITLDSELALQAASADLVLWLSDGQASGPGPSFATLPADRLARLDYVPHIAKRYSRLATRPDSLDDLNDYMVVQWQADRQVHGFAAWNAVVEQRRAGVVQVQSYELMLEMIRCSACIGLLPQYMSCFDRGLVALPGLFAEPMQRHLWMAVNTQAEDSPQVRMLVELIHHALDERREWFQA; the protein is encoded by the coding sequence ATGACATTCATCGAGCCCGCAGGACGCCTGGCTACTCATCCACATCACACGCCGTTTCGTGCCCCCGATCCCTGGCTGGCGCTCGCTGAGAGCATTGAGCCACAGGTGGCGCAGTGTTTTCTCGCCAGCGCCCGTTGTGGCTGTTTCATGCAGGCGGCCCGCAGCCTCAACGTCAAGGCGACCTGGCTGCGCAAGCAATTGGCGCATCTGGAGGCGCAGCTGCAACGCGCGTTGTTCACTTTCCAGGGCAGCGCCTTGACCCTCAGCCGTGAAGGCCGGCAGTTGCAGGCGCGGTTGATCGCGCTGGCCAACGAAGGGCCGCCGCCATTGAATGACCAACCCTTGATCCGCCTGGCCGTCGCCGAGTCGATCCTGCATGACATCCTGGGTCGAGACCTGACCTCGCTGCTGCGCCGCAACGCCGGCGTGCGGTTGCAGATCATCACGCTGGACAGTGAGCTGGCATTGCAAGCCGCCAGCGCCGACCTTGTGCTGTGGCTCAGTGATGGGCAGGCGTCGGGGCCGGGACCGAGCTTCGCCACCCTGCCTGCGGACCGACTGGCGCGGCTGGACTACGTGCCGCACATCGCCAAACGCTATTCACGGCTGGCCACGCGTCCGGACAGCCTTGATGACTTGAACGACTACATGGTGGTGCAATGGCAGGCGGACCGACAGGTGCACGGCTTCGCGGCGTGGAATGCCGTGGTGGAGCAGCGCCGGGCCGGCGTGGTGCAAGTGCAGTCCTATGAATTGATGCTGGAAATGATTCGCTGCAGCGCCTGCATTGGCCTGTTGCCCCAGTACATGAGCTGCTTCGACAGAGGCCTCGTCGCCTTGCCGGGTCTGTTTGCCGAGCCGATGCAGCGTCACCTGTGGATGGCCGTCAACACCCAGGCCGAAGACTCGCCGCAAGTACGGATGCTCGTCGAGTTGATCCATCACGCGCTGGACGAGCGCCGGGAGTGGTTTCAGGCATGA
- a CDS encoding GNAT family N-acetyltransferase: MSEPSITLARFTDVHIPAVTALYNDPAVTRQVLQMPFQSTEVWRKRLAVDDERQLKLVALHQGEVIGNLGLEQYSRIRRAHCASLGMGVAVAWQGKGVGSMLLAAALDVADNWMNLRRVELTVYADNEAAIGLYRKFGFETEGLMRDYAVRDGRWVDTLAMARLR; encoded by the coding sequence ATGTCTGAACCTTCGATCACCCTCGCACGTTTCACCGATGTCCATATCCCCGCTGTCACCGCGTTATATAACGATCCCGCAGTGACCCGCCAAGTGTTGCAAATGCCTTTCCAATCCACCGAGGTCTGGCGCAAGCGCCTTGCCGTGGATGATGAACGCCAACTGAAACTGGTGGCGCTGCACCAAGGCGAAGTCATCGGTAATCTTGGATTGGAGCAGTACTCGCGCATTCGCCGTGCTCACTGCGCCAGCCTGGGCATGGGCGTGGCAGTCGCCTGGCAGGGCAAGGGCGTGGGCTCGATGCTGTTGGCTGCCGCGCTGGACGTCGCAGATAATTGGATGAATCTGCGGCGGGTCGAGCTGACGGTGTACGCCGACAACGAGGCGGCCATCGGGCTGTACCGCAAGTTCGGTTTCGAAACTGAAGGCCTGATGCGCGACTATGCCGTGCGTGACGGGCGTTGGGTGGACACCCTGGCCATGGCACGGCTGCGTTGA
- a CDS encoding DUF3313 domain-containing protein — protein MKFASMIGTVCIASLALAGCSSKITQPDEYSGFLGDYSRLKAEKSPSGAEVMRWVDPKIDLSRYTSLYIEPTQLYPKPQPTVKIPQATLSGITSYYDQALKREAGKSLPLAKAPGPGVLVMRAAITAVSSKTEGLKPYEVVPIALVAAAVSTASGIRDQETTLGTEAVFLDGSSNAVVAQVVRKGTGKPLSNDSQVMKADDVKGVIDGWAADLHQSFLKLKAK, from the coding sequence ATGAAGTTCGCGTCAATGATCGGCACCGTGTGCATCGCCTCGCTCGCCTTGGCGGGCTGCTCCAGCAAGATCACCCAGCCGGACGAGTATTCGGGGTTCCTGGGGGACTACAGTCGGCTCAAGGCAGAAAAATCCCCCTCGGGAGCCGAGGTGATGCGTTGGGTCGATCCGAAGATCGATCTTTCCAGGTACACCAGCCTTTACATTGAACCGACACAGCTTTATCCCAAGCCGCAGCCGACGGTAAAAATCCCTCAGGCGACCCTGTCAGGTATCACCAGTTACTACGACCAGGCGCTCAAGCGCGAAGCCGGGAAATCGCTGCCCCTGGCGAAGGCACCGGGCCCTGGTGTCCTGGTGATGCGCGCGGCCATCACTGCGGTCAGCAGCAAGACTGAAGGCCTGAAACCTTATGAGGTGGTTCCGATTGCGCTCGTGGCGGCTGCGGTGAGCACTGCCAGCGGTATTCGCGACCAGGAAACCACCCTGGGCACCGAGGCGGTGTTTCTCGACGGCAGCAGCAATGCGGTGGTCGCCCAAGTGGTACGCAAAGGCACGGGCAAGCCGTTGTCCAACGACTCCCAAGTGATGAAGGCCGATGATGTGAAAGGTGTGATCGACGGATGGGCGGCCGATCTGCACCAGTCGTTTCTCAAGCTCAAGGCCAAATAG
- the tpx gene encoding thiol peroxidase, translating to MAQVTLKGNPVQVNGQLPQAGSKAPAFSLVAGNLSDVSLKDFAGKRKVLNIFPSVDTPTCATSVRKFNAQANDLDNTVVLCISADLPFAQARFCGAEGLENVQNLSTLRGAEFIQDYGVAIADGPLKGLTARAVVVLDENDNVLHSELVKEIAEEPNYDAALAALK from the coding sequence ATGGCTCAAGTCACGCTCAAAGGCAACCCGGTACAAGTCAACGGTCAGTTGCCACAAGCCGGTTCCAAGGCGCCAGCCTTTTCCCTGGTGGCCGGCAATCTGTCCGACGTTTCCCTGAAGGATTTCGCCGGCAAGCGCAAAGTGCTGAACATCTTCCCAAGCGTCGACACCCCGACCTGCGCCACGTCCGTGCGCAAATTCAACGCCCAGGCCAACGATCTGGACAACACCGTGGTGCTGTGTATTTCCGCTGACCTGCCGTTCGCCCAGGCACGCTTCTGTGGCGCCGAAGGCCTGGAAAACGTGCAGAACCTGTCGACGCTGCGGGGTGCCGAGTTCATCCAGGACTACGGCGTGGCCATCGCGGACGGCCCGCTCAAAGGCTTGACCGCCCGCGCCGTGGTCGTGCTGGATGAAAATGACAACGTGCTGCACAGCGAGCTGGTCAAGGAAATCGCTGAAGAGCCGAACTACGACGCTGCCCTGGCCGCTTTGAAATAA